Within the Sporosarcina luteola genome, the region AGAGAACGGTACGGACCGGTATAAGTTCATTGCCGTCAGGCTTCCGTATGGGAAGCAGTTCGATGAAGACGATGCGCAGGACGCCCTTGACTTCATCAAGCCTTCCTTGCTCTATACGGTAGATATCAAAGGCGCGGTCGATGCAAGCGAACAGGCATTGGCAAAGGCGGGTATCAATATTTCCGATTATACAAAAGGGAATGAAAAAGCCCGGGAGCGGATGAAAGTCCAATACTCCGTTGCAGCGGCGCATAGTTGTGTCGTTCTCGGGACCGACCACGCTGCAGAAGCTGTGACCGGATTCTACACGAAATTCGGTGATGGCGCAGCGGATCTCATGCCGATCTACCGGTTGAATAAAAGGCAGGGCCGCCAGTTGATGAAGGCGCTCGGCTCCCCTGCGCATCTGTACGAAAAAGTGCCGACTGCGGATCTTGAAGATGACAAGCCTGCATTGCCTGATGAAGTTGCTCTCGGCGTCACGTACGAGGAGATCGATGACTTCCTGGAAGGGAAGCAAGTTTCAGACAAAGCGCTTGAAACGATTAAAAAGCATTATACAAGATCGGCGCATAAGCGTCACATGCCGGTTACGATATTCGACGATTTTTGGAAATGAACATGAACCCGCCATCGAAGCAAATTCGATGGCGGGTTTTTTGCTGTTGAATCGGTTTGCAAATTTTGTAAGATGTTGTGAAGCGACGGGTTTTACGTTATTATGAAGTTACATTTTGTAAATTTTCGGACATGTTATTGTAAAATATTGGGCAGGTTATAGAGAGAAGTTGGAATGGGAGGAAATAGAATGACTCATGCACAAGTAATCGACAAAGTTCTCGCGAATATTGATAAGGTGATGATCGGCAAGCGGGATATTGCGGAGCTTAGCCTTACAGCGCTTCTAGCAGGTGGGCATGTTCTCTTGGAAGACGTCCCTGGCGTCGGGAAAACGATGATGGTAAAAGCGCTCGCGAAATCGATCGGCGCTTCATTCAAACGTATACAGTTCACGCCGGATTTATTGCCATCGGACGTCCTTGGCGTCTCCATCTACAATCCGAG harbors:
- the nadE gene encoding ammonia-dependent NAD(+) synthetase gives rise to the protein MTFQEQVIAELKSMPSIDPQEEIRKSINFMKEYAVKNTFVNGFVLGISGGQDSSLVGRLAQMAADELNEENGTDRYKFIAVRLPYGKQFDEDDAQDALDFIKPSLLYTVDIKGAVDASEQALAKAGINISDYTKGNEKARERMKVQYSVAAAHSCVVLGTDHAAEAVTGFYTKFGDGAADLMPIYRLNKRQGRQLMKALGSPAHLYEKVPTADLEDDKPALPDEVALGVTYEEIDDFLEGKQVSDKALETIKKHYTRSAHKRHMPVTIFDDFWK